The Cannabis sativa cultivar Pink pepper isolate KNU-18-1 unplaced genomic scaffold, ASM2916894v1 Contig3, whole genome shotgun sequence genome window below encodes:
- the LOC133033121 gene encoding receptor-like protein kinase 7: protein MSLAQLGCQPWLQRSPLMVMMTLFYLSLLVSPTQGADYNELQPLLKFKSVFEKSNTTLFSSWIEDANSTCSFTGIRCNSNGLVSEINLSATNISGVLPFDSICSLQSLERISLGSNSLHGIVSDDLKNYCTRLKYLDLGVNSFSGKVPDLSSLKDLTYLNLNLSGFSGLFPWKSLENLTNLSFLSIGDNPFDSTPFPSEILKLEKLYFLYLSNSSLYGKFPEDIGNLTLLQNLELSDNRISGEIPASISKLQNLYQLELYNNSLSGKLPKGFGNLTNLVNFDASTNMLEGDLSELRSLTKLQSLQLFENQFEGTIPEEFGELRKLYGLSLYRNKLTGMIPQKIGSWSGMDFIDVSENLLTGPIPPDMCKNGFMFDLLVLQNKLTGGIPESYGNCKSLNRLLLNNNSLSGIIPDGIWSLPNLVRVDLSMNQFEGSVGSSIAQAKSLGQLVLANNRFSGELPDEISQLSSLVAIQLSWNQFSGKIPVSIGKLSKLSNLYLDNNNFSGSIPKSLGSCRFISQINLAENSLSGKIPDSIGFLPNLNSLNLSKNQLSGEIPNTLSSLKLSLLDLSNNKLTGQIPDSLSQGAFKDSFNGNPGLCFDHCSSKHTNSGHFRTLMTCLIAVVLILLMSLACFLILKLRKNQKTLSHPLKQNSWNMKSYQVLSFTEKEIIDSVKPENLIGKGGSGTVYKVSLSDGKELAVKHIWAATSDPNERRSYRSTAAMLKKSKSRSPEYDAEVAALSSVRHVNVVKLYCSISSEDSNLLVYEYLPNGSLWDRLHRCQKMEMGWEVRYEVAVGAAKGLEYLHHGCQRPVIHRDVKSSNILLDQNWKPRIADFGLAKIVQAGGDWTHVIAGTLGYIAPEYAYTYKINEKSDVYSFGVVLMELVTGKRPVESEFGENKDIVYWVYSKFKSQENVIDLVDSTISESLKEDALKVLKIAVHCTSQVPALRPSMRTVVHMLEEAEPCQLTSISVVKEGENSHGQLNNNVTKMMLEKPNY, encoded by the exons ATGTCTTTAGCCCAACTGGGTTGCCAGCCATGGCTCCAGAGGTCACCTTTGATGGTGATGATGACTCTGTTCTATCTTTCGCTATTAGTTTCTCCAACTCAAGGAGCTGACTATAACGAGCTTCAGCCACTCTTGAAATTCAAATCCGTATTCGAAAAATCAAACACTACCCTTTTCAGTTCTTGGATTGAAGATGCGAATTCAACCTGCAGCTTCACTGGAATTCGGTGCAACTCGAACGGACTCGTCTCTGAAATTAATCTCTCTGCTACAAACATTTCTGGGGTTCTTCCATTCGACTCAATATGTTCGCTTCAATCTTTGGAAAGGATTTCTCTTGGCTCGAACTCTCTGCACGGAATCGTCAGCGATGATTTGAAGAACt acTGTACTCGTTTGAAGTACTTGGACTTGGGTGTGAATTCGTTTTCTGGTAAAGTTCCTGACTTGTCAAGTTTAAAAGACCTAACCTACTTGAATTTGAATCTTAGTGGGTTTTCGGGGCTATTTCCATGGAAGTCACTTGAAAATCTTACCAATCTAAGTTTTTTGAGCATTGGTGATAACCCATTTGATTCAACTCCTTTCCCTTCAGAGATTCTAAAGCTTGAAAAACTCTACTTTTTATATCTCTCAAATTCAAGCCTTTATGGTAAGTTTCCTGAAGATATTGGCAACCTTACTCTGCTCCAAAATCTCGAGCTTTCTGATAATAGAATCAGTGGTGAAATCCCAGCTAGTATTTCAAAGCTTCAAAATTTATATCAACTCGAGCTTTACAACAACTCATTGAGTGGGAAGCTACCGAAAGGTTTTGGAAACCTTACTAATCTTGTGAATTTTGATGCTTCAACGAACATGCTCGAAGGTGATCTTTCTGAGCTAAGATCTTTGACAAAGCTTCAGTCACTTCAACTCTTCGAAAACCAATTCGAGGGAACTATTCCGGAAGAGTTTGGGGAGTTGAGGAAGCTTTATGGACTGTCATTATACAGAAACAAGTTGACGGGAATGATTCCTCAAAAGATTGGGTCTTGGTCAGGAATGGACTTCATCGATGTCTCGGAGAATCTTCTGACGGGTCCGATTCCACCTGACATGTGCAAAAATGGGTTTATGTTCGATCTTCTTGTTTTGCAGAACAAACTCACAGGTGGGATTCCTGAAAGCTACGGGAATTGCAAGTCTTTGAATCGATTGCTCCTGAATAACAACTCGCTTTCGGGAATTATTCCGGATGGTATATGGAGTTTGCCCAACCTTGTCAGAGTTGACCTTTCCATGAATCAGTTTGAAGGCTCTGTGGGATCGAGTATAGCTCAGGCAAAGTCTTTGGGGCAGTTAGTTTTGGCGAATAATCGATTTTCAGGTGAATTACCCGATGAAATCTCTCAACTTTCTTCCTTGGTAGCGATTCAGCTGAGTTGGAATCAGTTCTCCGGGAAAATCCCAGTATCAATCGGAAAATTGAGTAAGTTGAGTAATCTTTATTTAGACAACAACAATTTTTCTGGTTCAATTCCCAAATCATTAGGGTCCTGTCGTTTCATCTCTCAAATAAACCTTGCCGAGAATTCACTTTCCGGGAAAATCCCAGATAGTATTGGCTTTTTACCTAATCTAAACTCCTTAAACCTCTCGAAGAATCAACTCTCCGGCGAAATCCCAAATACTCTGTCTTCGCTTAAGCTCAGCCTTCTTGACCTGTCAAACAACAAGTTGACCGGTCAAATACCAGATTCCCTCTCCCAAGGAGCCTTTAAAGATAGTTTCAACGGAAACCCAGGTTTGTGTTTCGATCATTGTTCGTCGAAACACACGAATTCCGGTCATTTCCGTACATTAATGACATGTTTAATCGCCGTAGTACTAATTCTGCTCATGTCGCTAGCTTGTTTCTTGATCCTCAAGCTAAGAAAGAATCAAAAAACTCTTTCGCACCCATTAAAGCAGAACTCATGGAACATGAAGTCGTACCAAGTTTTGAGCTTCACAGAGAAAGAAATCATCGATTCAGTAAAGCCGGAGAATCTGATCGGAAAAGGAGGGTCAGGGACGGTGTACAAGGTTTCTTTAAGCGATGGGAAAGAACTCGCAGTGAAACACATATGGGCTGCCACGTCGGATCCCAACGAACGGAGGAGTTACCGGAGCACGGCTGCGATGTTGAAGAAGAGTAAGTCCCGTTCACCGGAGTACGACGCCGAGGTGGCGGCGCTGAGCTCGGTAAGGCACGTGAACGTTGTGAAGCTGTACTGTAGCATCAGCAGCGAGGACAGCAACTTGCTGGTGTACGAGTATTTACCAAATGGGAGCTTGTGGGACCGACTGCACAGGTGTCAGAAGATGGAGATGGGTTGGGAGGTTCGGTACGAGGTGGCGGTCGGAGCAGCCAAAGGGTTGGAGTATCTCCACCATGGTTGTCAGAGGCCAGTAATTCATAGAGATGTTAAGAGCAGTAATATTCTGTTGGATCAGAATTGGAAGCCTAGAATTGCTGATTTTGGATTGGCTAAGATTGTTCAGGCTGGTGGAGATTGGACTCATGTCATTGCTGGCACACTTGGCTACATAGCTCCAG AGTATGCATACACATACAAAATTAATGAGAAGAGTGATGTGTATAGTTTTGGAGTGgtgttaatggagttagtgactGGAAAAAGGCCAGTGGAGTCAGAGTTTGGGGAGAATAAGGACATAGTTTATTGGGTTTATAGCAAATTCAAGAGCCAAGAGAATGTGATTGACTTGGTGGATTCAACAATATCAGAGTCTCTGAAAGAAGATGCCCTTAAAGTGTTGAAAATTGCAGTGCATTGTACATCACAGGTGCCAGCTCTAAGGCCCTCCATGAGAACGGTTGTTCATATGTTGGAAGAGGCCGAGCCTTGCCAACTCACTTCCATAAGTGTTGTTAAAGAAGGTGAAAATAGCCACGGCCAATTGAATAATAATGTCACTAAGATGATGTTAGAGAAGCCAAACTACTAG